One Longimicrobiales bacterium DNA segment encodes these proteins:
- a CDS encoding DinB family protein: protein MEFHLTRTLEILERTPATLRALLAGLSDDWTTTNEGPDTFSAIDNLAHLVHGERTDWIARARIILAQGESRRFEPFDRFAHYHESAGKTVADLLDEFAGLRSDNLTTLRSWQLTDRELSLEGEHPALGTVTLGQLLSAWTVHDLGHIAQTSRVIAKQYRDAVGPWREYLPVLDRR, encoded by the coding sequence ATGGAATTCCATCTGACCCGGACGCTCGAGATCCTCGAGCGCACACCTGCGACGCTGCGCGCGCTGCTCGCCGGTCTGTCCGATGACTGGACGACGACGAACGAGGGTCCCGACACCTTCAGCGCAATCGACAACCTCGCCCACCTGGTGCACGGCGAGCGCACGGACTGGATCGCGCGCGCACGCATCATCCTCGCACAGGGCGAGTCGCGCCGCTTCGAACCATTCGACCGCTTCGCGCACTACCACGAGAGTGCAGGGAAGACCGTCGCGGACCTGCTCGACGAGTTCGCCGGGCTGCGCAGCGACAACCTGACGACGCTCCGGTCATGGCAGCTCACCGATCGCGAGCTGTCGCTGGAGGGCGAGCACCCAGCGCTCGGCACAGTCACTCTCGGTCAGCTCCTGTCCGCCTGGACCGTGCACGACCTCGGCCACATCGCGCAGACGTCGCGCGTCATCGCGAAGCAGTACCGCGACG